TTGCGTCGATCTCGCAAACTAGTGGCAATTACCGATATCCCAAGAAGGAGATAGACGATATGTGGGAGGGTGTGCTCTTATGTCAGTTCCACGACTGTCTGCCAGGCAGTTCCATCGAGATGTGCTACGATGACTCTGACAAACTTTATGCCGAGATCTTCGAAACTGGTCATAAAGTTAGGAGACAAGCCCTCGAGGCTCTTGGATTCGGAGACAAGAAACCTTCCAAGAGCCTTGTGGCGATCAACACTCTGCCTTGGCACCGTTCGGAAGTTGTCAAGCTCCCTCCCGAACTCGAAAAAGCAAACCGCCGGAAGTATGCCGTGGTTAGCGGGAAGACGGGTTTCATGGAGTGTCGAGCCAACCCAGTCATTTCTACTCGAGTGACCGTTTCGGAGATCCGGCCAGGAGTGTTCCGCCTTGAGAATACAAAGTTGAGGGTTGACATCCACAATGGAGTAATCACATCTCTATTCGATGTTGAGGCAGATCGCGAAGTGATCGCGAAGGGCGGCAAGGCTGGGCAGTTGGTCATCTTTGATGATAAGCCACTTTACTGGCAAGCTTGGGATGTTGAAGTTTTCCATCTGGAGTCACGGAAGGAGTTGCACTCCAGTAGAACCAGCATCGCTGAGAATGACCCATATCGCGCCAGTGTCGTCACTGAAACCAAGATTAGTGAGAATAGCTGGGTTAAGACAACAATCAGCctttctgctgctgccggGGATGAACCATCATATGTAGAGTTTGAAAGTGAGGTTGAGTGGCAAGAAACCATGAAATTCCTCAAGGTAGAGTTCCCTGTGGACATTACGAATACAGAAGCGTCCTACGAGACCCAATATGGGATCATAAAACGCCCAACACACTACAACACGAGGTAAGAAAATCGCCGTCCACTATGAAGGTTAAATTTGACTGACTCTCCTAGCTGGGACATGGCCAAATTTGAAGTGTGCTGCCACAAATGGGCCGATCTGTCTGAGAATGGATATGGCGTGTCGGTCTTGAATGACTCCAAATACGGTTTTGCAACCTGTGGCAACCTAATGCGTCTATCTCTGCTCCGAGCACCCAAAGCACCGGATGCGCATGCAGATATGGGCCGTCATCACATACGATATGCGATCCTGCCTCATGCTGGGCCTCTTGATTCACGCACCATCCGAGCAGGGTACAATTTCAACCACCCACTTGCTCTTGAATCAGCATTTGGCACTGGGGATAAGGATGCCTTCAAGTCTATCTCCATCAGCGGCTCCTCATCGCTCATCTTGGACGCGGTTAAGCGcggagaagatgacgaagacgtCTCTCGAGACAATCTACCCCGTCGCGCAGGAAAAAGCGTTATCCTGCGTATTTACGAGTCACTTGGCGGTAAGAGTCGGGGTACTATTCACACTAAGTTGCCCGTCAAGAAAATCTGGAAGTGCAACGTGCTTGAGGATAATGAGAGAGCTCTTGCCATTACAAAGGGTAAGGAGACCACGGATGTTGACATTGAGTTAAGGGCGTATGAGGTTGCTACATATCGTTTGCAGCTGTAGCCAAGTATTTTCGGTGATACATACATCATCTTTGGAGATGGTTTGGATAAGCTATGCGCTTAATAATACAAAGGATATCTTGATAATAtaagggaaaaggaaattcatgCAGATGCTTGTTAACTGAACCAAAAAGCCAAGAGCCATAGCGCCTTAGAGCTCCATCACCGATCCGAACCGTAATCCCATATCTAAAGCAGGTCAAACCCAAGAAATCAACTCAAAACTCCCTCAAAATCGAGTTATCAATCCCTTCCGTAGCTGATTTTCAACCTCTTGGTAGGTGGCTTATCCCCtgcctcatcatcgtcatcattcTTATCCTTATTAGCATTCGactttttcttattcttcgacgaggacgatCCTCCTTTCACACTTCCAGGCGCAGAAGAATCACCATTCGGTTTCCCTGACGATCCATTGACAGATGTCGGAGTCGGGGCATGCGAGGGAGTAGTCTGAACAGATGATGGCGTCGAATCCTTCCCGAATATTAGCCCTTGATACTAAAGACTGTGGCTTATAGGGAAAACATACCCGCATAAAGCTCGCCGAGCTCCGAGAGAAAACACGATCGGCATCAGTCACTTGTGCCTTTCGTCTGGCACCACCTGCACCTCCCGAAAGCGCTAATGacccaccagcaccagcaccgCTGGATGAGCCCTTGATATAGTTATCGAATCCCTTAATGATGTTCCCGGCGGTTGTTTCTTCGAGGTAGGATTGTTCAAAGCGAAAGATCTGGTCTTCGAGTTGGGCCTGCGCGTCCGCCTGTATCAGCACTGTAATAGGCAAAGAAACGGCCTTCGGAAATATATGAAGTGTATCAAGCAGCAGGGGTAAATACGATAGATAACATACCATGCTCTTATCCATTAATCGCTT
This Aspergillus flavus chromosome 1, complete sequence DNA region includes the following protein-coding sequences:
- a CDS encoding putative spac6f6.09 protein (protein eaf6) — its product is MTESAPPPSVPNTTATPAGPTTTTNQSTASNNNNGNGTASAQAGANRGLPYYEKLRRELRDTLQKKRLMDKSMAQLEDQIFRFEQSYLEETTAGNIIKGFDNYIKGSSSGAGAGGSLALSGGAGGARRKAQVTDADRVFSRSSASFMRDSTPSSVQTTPSHAPTPTSVNGSSGKPNGDSSAPGSVKGGSSSSKNKKKSNANKDKNDDDDEAGDKPPTKRLKISYGRD